Proteins encoded together in one Chaetodon auriga isolate fChaAug3 chromosome 20, fChaAug3.hap1, whole genome shotgun sequence window:
- the c20h8orf33 gene encoding UPF0488 protein C8orf33 homolog has translation MTEQRPLFVDKAPVHVRAEKPLRTHSDNTFRFNFFPDSPAVSQEETSPSSDRTEPAAGQISFTGQGSTFAFNFQIPPVPPVENMETMATPDSSSPGIQEEKPSPSQEVNSPPEPPVQSKTKKKKKSGKKKTDSSEPQQKLSSAEESHRDEDTELSAEEQLNRQLDWCIEQLELGMRSQKGTPKQKEEASRALKTLRSSKAPLAKKRQVMRAMTGDYRKKMEEEKSKQYKLIQSETTSVQVKSHSPKKSVFHRRADVRSQTGATEENPQQPKTPDTDLKAQTQEETPAFVFTPSKEQFHFNFL, from the exons ATGACCGAGCAGCGGCCGCTGTTTGTCG ATAAAGCTCCTGTCCACGTCAGAGCTGAGAAGCCCCTCAGGACTCACAGTGACAACACCTTCAGATTTAATTTCTTCCCTGACAGTCCTGCAGTGTCTCAGGAGGAAACATCTCCATCATCAGACAGGActgaaccagcagcaggacagatatCCTTTACGGGACAGGGCTCCACTTTTGCCTTCAACTTTCAAATTCCTCCTGTTCCACCTGTGGAAAACATGGAGACGATGGCGACCCCAGACTCATCTTCTCCAGGTATCCAAGAGGAAAAGCCTTCCCCGTCGCAGGAGGTTAACTCTCCACCTGAACCACCAGTGCAGTCAaaaaccaagaagaagaagaaatctggaaagaaaaaaacagatagCAGCGAGCCACAGCAGAAGCTAAGTTCAGCTGAAGAGAgtcacagagatgaagacaCCGAACTG AGTGCAGAAGAGCAGCTGAACAGACAGCTGGACTGGTGCATCGAGCAGCTGGAATTGGGGATGAGGTCCCAGAAGGGTACACCGAAACAGA aggaggaggcctCTCGTGCCCTGAAGACTCTACGAAGCTCCAAAGCTCCTCTGGCCAAGAAGAGGCAGGTGATGAGAGCCATGACCGGGGACtacaggaaaaaaatggaagaggagaagagcaaGCAGTACAAACTCATTCAGAGCG AAACTACATCAGTTCAGGTCAAGTCACATTCTCCGAAGAAGAGTGTTTTCCACCGGAGAGCTGACGTCAGATCCCAGACAGGAGCCACAGAGGAGAACCCGCAGCAGCCCAAAACCCCGGATACAGACCTGAAAGCACAGACTCAGGAGGAGACGccagcttttgtttttactcCATCAAAGGAGCAGTTTCACTTCAATTTTCTCTGA
- the anks3 gene encoding ankyrin repeat and SAM domain-containing protein 3 isoform X1, protein MQRFLVLNSPSLISVLSLRAAFVSRPVEGRLQKMSELSDEASESEQLGASLSLWLGDTLVRPEELDVPLDLHTACSIGQYDVVAECIKKREVDLDGKNIGGWTPLMYASYIGHDNIANLLLEAGVDVNAATAKGLTPLMLAASCGNESIAYFLLQQGAELELKDSRGWTALFHCTSTGHQQMVKFLLDNNADTNVKEPGSGFTPLMEAAASGHEIIVQNLLDHKVKVDDRNTKGETARALAMMYGYTKIVSLIDSRSPRIKPGHYEDLSSSEDSDSAPPRIRPSRNRAKGISIHDGPQAIAKFRVGGSSKLCEPPAVPPGYMTFRDTGEQSESICYRDVTSPINELDGQSNSSRDDSPFFDNDMPTMRSSSSSSEGLPQVIGLNWEGSVESNEDSDQCKKSSSRRVNKGHHSKGKSRHGSNDAAHSSGTVNCGMRSHVGLPPSYTGPKDLAEFLEQIGFSKYLPLLEEQDIDLRIFLTLTENDLKEIGITLFGPKRKMTSAIARWHSSARPPSDALEQAYADQLEAEMQEMAIQLHKRCEEVESLQSQVSQEKELRTVMEGCLMEDKMAWRRVHAELVENHRMAQEMSSTLAESRARCTELLSCFSTDGNSSSHAGVEDKTEGDAGVNAGEGLTRSSVVELIKKMDSHEEQLAGTLQTMLQSLRRLSAPEKVSDSWERP, encoded by the exons ATGCAGCGCTTTCTAGTCCTGAACTCTCCATCTTTAATCTCTGTGCTCAGTCTCAGGGCCGCCTTTGTTTCCAGGCCTGTGGAGGGGCGACTACAAAAGATGTCTGAGCTAAGTGACGAAGCCAGTGAATCAGAGCAACTGGGTGCCAGCCTCTCCCTGTGGCTGGGTGACACTCTGGTGCGACCTGAAGAGCTGGATGTCCCCCTGGACCTCCACACCGCCTGCTCCATCGGCCAGTACGACGTGGTGGCAGAGTGCATCAAAAA ACGTGAGGTGGACCTGGATGGCAAGAACATTGGAGGATGGACCCCACTGATGTACGCATCCTACATCGGCCACGATAACATTGCAAATCTTCTGCTGGAGGCTGGTGTGGATGTAAATGCTGCCACTGCCAAAGGATTAACCCCCTTGATGCTGGCGGCAAGCTGTGGGAATGAAAGTATTGCATACTTCCTGCTTCAG CAAGGTGCTGAGTTGGAGCTGAAGGATTCTCGAGGCTGGACCGCTTTGTTTCACTGCACGAGCACAGGCCACCAGCAGATGGTCAAATTCCTGCTGGATAATAACGCCGACACCAATGTCAA GGAGCCAGGGTCTGGTTTCACTCCCCTGATGGAAGCTGCTGCTTCTGGACATGAAATCATTGTTCAGAACCTGCTTGACCAT AAAGTTAAAGTCGATGACCGCAACACTAAAGGAGAGACCGCCCGTGCCCTCGCCATGATGTACGGCTATACCAAGATCGTCAGCCTTATTGACTCACGTTCCCCAAGGATCAAACCAG GACACTATGAAGACCTGAGCTCCTCCGAGGACTCGGACAGCGCACCGCCGAGGATAAGGCCGAGTCGAAACCGAGCTAAAGGCATAAGCATCCACGACGGGCCCCAGGCCATCGCCAAGTTCCGAGTAGGAGGCAGCAGCAAACTGTGTG AGCCTCCTGCTGTGCCACCAGGCTACATGACATTCCGTGATACTGGTGAGCAGAGCGAAAGCATCTGCTACCGTGACGTGACCTCACCCATCAACGAGCTGGACGGccagagcaacagcagcagag ATGACAGTCCATTCTTTGACAATGACATGCCCAccatgaggagcagcagcagcagcagcgagggCCTGCCTCAAGTGATCGGCCTCAACTGGGAAGGTTCTGTGGAGAGTAACGAG GACTCGGACCAGTGCAAAAAGAGCAGCTCTCGCAGAGTCAACAAGGGCCATCACTCAAAAGGAAAGAGTCGCCATGGAAGCAACGATGCAGCTCACTCCAGCGGCACTGTGAACTGTGGGATGCGATCACATGTTGGTCTTCCACCCTCCTACACTGGTCCAAag GATCTGGCAGAGTTCTTGGAACAGATCGGCTTCTCGAAGTATCTCCCCTTACTTGAGGAGCAAGACATTGACCTGCGGATATTTCTCACGCTGACTGAAAATGATCTCAAAGAAATAGGGATCAC GTTGTTTGGACCCAAGCGTAAGATGACCTCGGCTATCGCGAGGTGGCACAGCAGTGCGCGGCCGCCCAGCGATGCTCTGGAACAGGCTTACGCTGACCAGCTTGAGGCTGAGATGCAGGAGATGGCCATTCAGCTACACAAG CGCTGCGAGGAGGTGGAGAGCCTGCAGAGCCAGGTGTCTCAGGAGAAGGAGCTACGCACTGTGATGGAGGGATGTCTCATGGAGGACAAGATGGCATGGAGGAGGGTCCACGCTGAGCTGGTGGAGAACCACCGCATGGCTCAGGAAATGAGCTCCACACTGGCCGAGTCCAGGGCCCGCTGCACTGAACTGCTCTCCTGTTTCTCTACCGATGGGAACAGCAGCTCTCATGCTGGTGTGGAAGACAAAACGGAGGGCGACGCTGGTGTTAATG CCGGCGAGGGCCTGACACGCTCCAGTGTTGTAGAGCTAATAAAGAAGATGGATTCCCATGAAGAACAACTGG CGGGGACCCTGCAAACCATGCTTCAGAGTCTGAGGCGACTGAGTGCCCCCGAAAAAGTCTCAGATAGCTGGGAACGACCTTAA
- the anks3 gene encoding ankyrin repeat and SAM domain-containing protein 3 isoform X2, with the protein MSELSDEASESEQLGASLSLWLGDTLVRPEELDVPLDLHTACSIGQYDVVAECIKKREVDLDGKNIGGWTPLMYASYIGHDNIANLLLEAGVDVNAATAKGLTPLMLAASCGNESIAYFLLQQGAELELKDSRGWTALFHCTSTGHQQMVKFLLDNNADTNVKEPGSGFTPLMEAAASGHEIIVQNLLDHKVKVDDRNTKGETARALAMMYGYTKIVSLIDSRSPRIKPGHYEDLSSSEDSDSAPPRIRPSRNRAKGISIHDGPQAIAKFRVGGSSKLCEPPAVPPGYMTFRDTGEQSESICYRDVTSPINELDGQSNSSRDDSPFFDNDMPTMRSSSSSSEGLPQVIGLNWEGSVESNEDSDQCKKSSSRRVNKGHHSKGKSRHGSNDAAHSSGTVNCGMRSHVGLPPSYTGPKDLAEFLEQIGFSKYLPLLEEQDIDLRIFLTLTENDLKEIGITLFGPKRKMTSAIARWHSSARPPSDALEQAYADQLEAEMQEMAIQLHKRCEEVESLQSQVSQEKELRTVMEGCLMEDKMAWRRVHAELVENHRMAQEMSSTLAESRARCTELLSCFSTDGNSSSHAGVEDKTEGDAGVNAGEGLTRSSVVELIKKMDSHEEQLAGTLQTMLQSLRRLSAPEKVSDSWERP; encoded by the exons ATGTCTGAGCTAAGTGACGAAGCCAGTGAATCAGAGCAACTGGGTGCCAGCCTCTCCCTGTGGCTGGGTGACACTCTGGTGCGACCTGAAGAGCTGGATGTCCCCCTGGACCTCCACACCGCCTGCTCCATCGGCCAGTACGACGTGGTGGCAGAGTGCATCAAAAA ACGTGAGGTGGACCTGGATGGCAAGAACATTGGAGGATGGACCCCACTGATGTACGCATCCTACATCGGCCACGATAACATTGCAAATCTTCTGCTGGAGGCTGGTGTGGATGTAAATGCTGCCACTGCCAAAGGATTAACCCCCTTGATGCTGGCGGCAAGCTGTGGGAATGAAAGTATTGCATACTTCCTGCTTCAG CAAGGTGCTGAGTTGGAGCTGAAGGATTCTCGAGGCTGGACCGCTTTGTTTCACTGCACGAGCACAGGCCACCAGCAGATGGTCAAATTCCTGCTGGATAATAACGCCGACACCAATGTCAA GGAGCCAGGGTCTGGTTTCACTCCCCTGATGGAAGCTGCTGCTTCTGGACATGAAATCATTGTTCAGAACCTGCTTGACCAT AAAGTTAAAGTCGATGACCGCAACACTAAAGGAGAGACCGCCCGTGCCCTCGCCATGATGTACGGCTATACCAAGATCGTCAGCCTTATTGACTCACGTTCCCCAAGGATCAAACCAG GACACTATGAAGACCTGAGCTCCTCCGAGGACTCGGACAGCGCACCGCCGAGGATAAGGCCGAGTCGAAACCGAGCTAAAGGCATAAGCATCCACGACGGGCCCCAGGCCATCGCCAAGTTCCGAGTAGGAGGCAGCAGCAAACTGTGTG AGCCTCCTGCTGTGCCACCAGGCTACATGACATTCCGTGATACTGGTGAGCAGAGCGAAAGCATCTGCTACCGTGACGTGACCTCACCCATCAACGAGCTGGACGGccagagcaacagcagcagag ATGACAGTCCATTCTTTGACAATGACATGCCCAccatgaggagcagcagcagcagcagcgagggCCTGCCTCAAGTGATCGGCCTCAACTGGGAAGGTTCTGTGGAGAGTAACGAG GACTCGGACCAGTGCAAAAAGAGCAGCTCTCGCAGAGTCAACAAGGGCCATCACTCAAAAGGAAAGAGTCGCCATGGAAGCAACGATGCAGCTCACTCCAGCGGCACTGTGAACTGTGGGATGCGATCACATGTTGGTCTTCCACCCTCCTACACTGGTCCAAag GATCTGGCAGAGTTCTTGGAACAGATCGGCTTCTCGAAGTATCTCCCCTTACTTGAGGAGCAAGACATTGACCTGCGGATATTTCTCACGCTGACTGAAAATGATCTCAAAGAAATAGGGATCAC GTTGTTTGGACCCAAGCGTAAGATGACCTCGGCTATCGCGAGGTGGCACAGCAGTGCGCGGCCGCCCAGCGATGCTCTGGAACAGGCTTACGCTGACCAGCTTGAGGCTGAGATGCAGGAGATGGCCATTCAGCTACACAAG CGCTGCGAGGAGGTGGAGAGCCTGCAGAGCCAGGTGTCTCAGGAGAAGGAGCTACGCACTGTGATGGAGGGATGTCTCATGGAGGACAAGATGGCATGGAGGAGGGTCCACGCTGAGCTGGTGGAGAACCACCGCATGGCTCAGGAAATGAGCTCCACACTGGCCGAGTCCAGGGCCCGCTGCACTGAACTGCTCTCCTGTTTCTCTACCGATGGGAACAGCAGCTCTCATGCTGGTGTGGAAGACAAAACGGAGGGCGACGCTGGTGTTAATG CCGGCGAGGGCCTGACACGCTCCAGTGTTGTAGAGCTAATAAAGAAGATGGATTCCCATGAAGAACAACTGG CGGGGACCCTGCAAACCATGCTTCAGAGTCTGAGGCGACTGAGTGCCCCCGAAAAAGTCTCAGATAGCTGGGAACGACCTTAA